The genomic segment AAGTCCATGCTCCTTGTGATACGCACCATGCGCATGTGATGTTAGGACCTTTGGGCTTGCGTGTTCGTGTCCGTGAATGGCAGAGCCGGGAATCAAGGACCAATGCTGTGTGGTGCTGAAGTCGGGACTGTGGTAATTTGTGCTGTCGAGCAGATCACAATGAATCAATGTCAAGCTCATCGGCAGGAATATGACCATTCTTGCCTGTACTGCTCCGCAACCCAAGTTTCTCATTCGCTGTCAAGTCTATAACACCGACGACTACAGTTTTACTGTCGAGTGAGTACTCAAAGCGTCCTTGAgtctcttcttcgagaacCTGGATCCTGTCCAGAAGTTCTCCCATAGTCACTCCTGCCTTGTTCTCCACTACACCGTACTTCATTAATGGAGAAGACTCGACATAATGATCGTCATCAGTGCGTACACAGCCTTGCTTTGGCACCTGGAATTTCCAACCATATTCTACTCCAGATGCCGGAGGTTGTGTGAGCAACATTTTCCGCCAGACAGCGAACGCTTCCAGTTCCTAAGGACGGGGAAGAGATATCAAAATGATTGGGGTCCTGCCACATGCGAGATTCCAGTAGACAGCAGGGGTGTCAGCGATGAAGTACCTAGGGTCATGAAGTCTTGTGATTGCAAGCGGATTGAAACGTCCTACGAGCATCCTCGATTCCTGATACCAACACGTATTGTCTGAGCCTGTCCGAGCATAACGTCCACTGACATCTGCCTCAGTTGCCGGGACGAGGCTGTACGTTTCTTGGTCAGATCGTCTATCCCGGCAGATGTTCACGTAGCGTGCTACTGTGCATGCCTTCTCTGGCTTGACAAAGAGTGCTTGCTGCAGCATTTCGCTGCTCTTGACAACTTCCTGCCATAACCTGCACGTCCTTTGTGATAGTAGAAGATCTTTTGTCGGCAAAAGGCGCAGGATCGACTCAACTATCTCAGTCGGAAGAGAATCAATCGAGATCATGGTAGAGAAGTCACGGGTCAAGCGATTAGTAGTCGCAAGATGCGATTACTTGGACAGGCCAGCTTTAATTCAGTATGGAAAATATGTCAACGTGTGCTGGCTTCGGGAGAGAGTGGCGAGAACTCGGCGGCGCTTGCAGGAGGGCTCTCAAGAATCCCATGCAGGCGGGTAAGACTGTTCTTGTCCGCGGGTGTCTAGATGTGGTAGTGGACTTCTTGGTCTGATAAGACTTTTCTTTGGCGTAAAGCAGAAGTGTGGCTCCAACATATGGTGTCGGTAAAGAATATCTTCGGAAGCCCGGCGAAATAGTTGATCCGACTTGGCATCTTTGTCGATCTTCACTTCCGTTCCTGCCGTCATCTCCCGAGGCTTTCCCTTCACCTTGTCAGTCATGCAGACAACCTGTTTGCGGCTTAACTTGACATTTGAGACATGGACACCCTATCTCGTTCTACACGTCGGAGCTTACATCCTTCATAAGAAAGCCGAATCCCTGCGTGCACGATTATCACGAGAGTGGATTCAAGAACCCGCTAGCAAGATAACCTCGAGATCGTGAGAGACACGAAATCTTTTCAGCGTCTGGGGGGATCGCTATTTCGAAATAGAACGCCTGCTACTATGAGTCTCCGTACTGCGAGAAACAATACCTTCTCGTCTGCGGATCATCCAGTAGCAAAGAAAAGCGCCAACGCAATGCTCGACAGCCTTCGGTCAAGGCCTCTTAATAGAACAGCCAGAAAGCGAGCCCTCTTTAATCTGACGGCGGCTCCTCTGTCCATAGCGTTCGACGTAAATACGTCTGTCCCGCGGTCCTTCCCGCCGGGATGCGGTCCTCTCTCGGCAAATCTTTGACCTACTCCTCCCAGCCGGATACGCTCCGCTATGATCGATTCAAGATAGTGTGTTCCAGACCCTTTCTGGGACCACATTCCAACACATGACCAAGCCCGGCAGCTGAGATTCTGCCATATATTCGGAAACAGGAGGCTGACCTTTGAGCATGATCAAGTTTACCGTACCGATAAGGGCCTTGAGGGCAATGGTCATTGAGCGAGCCAGCATGGCCTCTTGCAGTACCTGCTAACATCGCCACATCTGACAGATTCTTGCCAATGGATTGGTTACAGGGCGCCTGACAGAGAAGTTCCCACGTAGACGTCGGACTGATGATCACTACCTTGTGCTCATGAGTAGAGTATGACTTTCTCTGGGGATGCTTAAAGCTCGCGTGCTGCCTCGATTTTTCAAGATCGTATGCAATTGCGCAGCGGACGGAATTGAGCTCATACCATTTACCCTCTTGCACTCCATCAACATGTTTCTCTCGCGCTTGGGCTTGTTGGCCGCGATGCTGACAGCTCACGCTTCCACAGTCTCAGCAGCTAGCAGCACATCGACCAGTAGTGGCGCCCCGACATCGCCTACCGGGCCGCTTCACAGGATTGACGAAATCTTTGACATTGCGCATAGCTCACATCTGGTGTACCGAGAGAACGTCTGCGACCGATGGTTCACCCCGCGCCCTGGCAATCGTGCTGAAGGCGAGCTTGTCACACAGTGGGGCAGGATCTGGTTGATGAACGAGGAAGCCATTGATCGTCTGGAGCAGGCTGAGACAGCAGTCTCACTCATGCGTGCCTTCCTGGGCAATGACATAAGGGAAACGAACAACAAGGCAGTAGACGAGGCAATTGAAGAAGTGTTGCATCAATCTTACGGTGAATGACACTCTTGCGAGCTCGTGGTCAGGCATGAAATACTGAAACGTTGCAGGAACATACATAAATGTCCAGCGGAAGATGTCAAAACCAGAGAACATCAAACCTGCTATTGTGTGCGGCGCGCCCGAGTGGCTCTGGTATGTCGACCTCGACGACATCGCTATCGATGAGAACGGAGTTCTTCGAAGAGGCTCCGACGGCCGATACATAACTTTGCGCCAATATGAGAGAAGCAGAGGCAACAGTGGCATGGGTAAACTTTCCCGCAGTCTACTCGCTCATCAACGTAGACTGATCGTGCGCAGGAGATTACTGGTGGTTCTGGGCAGGTTGGACTCGGATCGGCTACAACTCTGGATACGTGCGCATCCCAAAGCACCAGTTCCTACCGAAGCCCGATGGCTCAGCACCTTTTCCGACCTTCCGCACTTCAAACTCACCGATCATGAAGCGCTCCGGATCTGGAGTCACACGCGTAACCGAGTCCGAAGACCTCTGTGGCGGGAAGACTGGACAGAGATCGTACACCGTGGGCGCTCAGCAGATCCCTGGCAGACCAGAATGGAACCGACAAGTTGCGATCACGATTCTCTGCCCGTCAAGCTTCACTCAATTTCCCACAGATCTCCGTGAAGGGCCATTCCCGCCAAGACTGCCCGAGGGAGCTCATCTATCGCAGTATGGTATCAATGCGCTGTCACTGTATCGCAAAATTGTACGAGGTCTCTATCCCACCTGGACGCTACGATTAGTGCGTCGAGCAGCGAGAAACCGGCCCCTGCGCAATCCAAAGTAAGTCGGACTCACTGAGAAGTCAAAGTTGGTCGTGGAAACTGATGTACTGTAGCTTTCCGGCACGCAGAAGCGCCTGGGAAACATCGCCTAGACATCTCGTCAACGACTGCCTGTCTGCGATGTATCTATCCCTCTATGATGTGGCAGCGCCAGCCCTGGAGAAAGCCGAGCATCATTTGGCGTTTCTAAGCCCAGAGAACTATATGTGGTTCGCGCTGGCAGCTTATTATGAGGCGGAGTTGAGATGTGACTTTTCGAATGGAGTCAAGAGACCAAAAGGTAGTCCCATGCAAGATGTGGATTTGCGAAACGACATAGTTCCATGAGGTATATGTGCTTCGAGATGTCCGATAGGTGTATGTCGAGGTGGACTTCAGATTCGGAACTGTTTTGGAAATGGTTTGTAAGGCGGCGTGCAACAAGGAGTGCGCGGGCATTCCTCATCATGTGCATTAGCATACATCTGATCGTGTTGACACGGGGACTTTGTATGGAGGATAGGATGCTCATGAAGCTCTACTGGTATGTACTTGGTGCATTCGAGTTATCACAACATTATAATTGGTGATACTGCCTCCACGATCGCTATCCCGATCCGGGACCATCTGATTGCATCACTGCCTCCATGATTGCGGGAATCATCGTTGCGAAAGCATCCAAATTTCCGACTGCTAGCGATAGTGCTAAAGTATGTGCAGTCAAGTTCTCGAGCAGACAAGTACTCGTCTCTGCGTAGAAAGCCCGAAATCTCGATGCATATCATCTGAGGCGGCCGTGTCTCAGATATGTCTCTAAACATAATCCTATCGCAGAACCATCGCAATACGCAGTGGCCTAGGCATCTGTCGTCTCGTAGAACATGATGGCAGAAGTAGACTCACCCAGTCGTGCACTCAAGAGTATCTTCTCGCTCAGAGCGACTCTTATTCGCTCAACGCAGCCGCGACCTCATCATTCCTACCTCTATGGGCTTTCGGGCAGACTGTCACATCTTGATCAATAATTTTGAAACATCATAGATTTGTAAACATTAACATTGCAATGAAGACCAAGGTATGAATTGAAATTACGAGCAAGAAGTTGTAGAGCTGACTTGCTGTAATTCAGAGAGTCGATACTTTTGCTTTGTCTATTGAGGGTCGTTGCAGTCTTCAAGAGTAAGCGAGTCCTTGCCCACCTGTTCAACTCTCCGGCAATGTACTCAAGCTCACGATCCACGCCAGAACACTATGTCTACTGTACATTGGCCACTCATGCGAATTCCTCATGGTCTTGTACTCCTTCTGCGCCAACCGCCACCAGAGCCTTTCTTGTATACTCTCGTGGATGCATACCGTACCCTCCACTGAGCAGCTTCATCTTGATTCGATAGCGGACGGTGTCTGGATCTGTGTCAGCTGCAGTGGTCTTGACCACATGCAGAGCAAGAGTTCCAAGAGGGTTGTCGTTGAAGATCGCATTCATCGCCGAAGCTACGGCTTCATCCAGCTCAATAGGCCGAGCGGCTAGACGAGACTGGAAGTGGTCAACGGTGGTTTCCTTGCACCCGAGATGGCGAAGCATGAGCATTGAAGAGAACTCTGGTGCGCTGAAGTCGCCGTCAGGGCTGAGTTGCCAGTCAAAGTAGGACGCGACAGCCTCCTCGCAACGACCTACGGTGTTGACAACGACATCGATCCATGCTGTGACCTGAGCGGAGTCGAGTGTAGAAGGCAGCTGCGCAAAGTCGATGGCCGAGTCAAAAGGATGGCGACCAAACTCTTCTTCGGtgtcatcgccatcttcaacgCTCTCTTCTCCGTCGGACGAGAGTGCCTCGACAGAAAAGATGTCCATAACGTTCGTCAGACTTGGGCAGGCAGTCAAGACATCGTACTGCCGCTCACAGCAATTCATGAACAGCTCAACTCGATCGTACGTGTGCGCTGCAAACGAGTCAGTAGAATCGATCGAAACAGTCATGCGACAATTCGGCGAAGCGTATAGGAAAGAAGACGGCGCCTTGCCATCGCTGCCGTCAGAGATGGTCTTTTGGGAATCCTGCAAAAGCTGGAGTACAGCTCCAATCTCGGTATTCATGTCAATGTCGTGGGCACGATTTGGAAGAATTTCGCTCGAGTTCTCCGCGCTCAGATCAAACAGAGGACTGACAAGTTTGACTCCGCGAAGAGAAACATGAGCTTCATTGACGTCGAGAgaatctgcttcttctgctgttggAGTGGCATTGTGATCATAGTAGACGGTCCACTTGTCAGACTCGATTTCGTCATAGTCGTGGCTGCGGAGATCGTTGATGGGAACTTGATATGTCACGGCACCTAATGGGCAACACTTGCAGCGTACGATTGCGGCTTCTTTGAGCAGACGGTGAACATGGCCTCGTGCATCTTCGCTGCATCTCCCTCCTTTGACGGCCTGCGCCAAGACGAGCTGGATCGATAGGCGTACTGTCATGTTCGAGTTATGAGACATTGTTGCGATGATGGACCAGGCAGTCGAACGCTCTTGCTGGGATGAGATTGGATCGGGTTACTGCGTCGTGTCAGGTAGAATCGAATGTTCTTGTGAGCAAGGAATTGTCGATATTTGTTCCTCGCTGGGCCGTCTTTATCGTCGAGAGACAATGGATATTGTTGTGGATCCGAACAAAGAGTGCAGAGTGAACATCAAAGCTGAGGAGAAAGAATCGATCGGCCCTTCACGAACTTGGGTGTGAGCTGCGTAGCTCAGGGTCGCCGTCGCTCGAAGAGGATGTTTCGAAGACAGCCACGCTCGCGTCACTGGTCTCTGTTCACTGGAGAGAAAAGCGGGCGATGATATCCACCTGATTAGTTCATGAGCCGCACGGTGCTTCCTTTCAGCGATATGATGACAGATTTTGAAGAAATATGCCAGCCCTCAACGATCCGACAATGTATCAGAGGCGCAGTCTCGGAGAATAAGTTTTGCCTTTGCCGGCGTCCCGTCGTGCTGCTGACGTTCACCGTTTGTCACATGCGTTGCTTGGCGTTCACTTGCAGCGGTGAATGCACGGGCCAGATTGTGTGATGCAAGACTCATAAACAGCTTTTCGCTACTGCCTCTCGAGATTTTGTTCCCTCCCTACACCACCCCCGTTCCAGCACCAACACAGCTGTTACCGCTCCCTCTACAACCAAACACCGCCACAGCCGCAaacacagcacagcaacaacCCGCGCACAATACATCATGCAGTTCTCCGCGCTCATCGTCGGCGCTTTCGCATTCTCGGCTTTTGCAGCCCCTCAGGTATACCATGAGTCACAGACCGTTCCTGATGGCGTCGAGCTAACTTCTGCGCAGTCGACTTCCACTTCTCCGTCGACTGAGTTGGCCGTCGCTGTCTCGAGCCTGTCGAGCATCGGCAAGCCACAAGTCACTCCCTCGGCTGTGGACATCAGCGACCCATACCCAGACTTCACCGCTCTCATTCGAAACGTGCAAGTCCCAGGCGATGGCTTCGCCCATCTCGCCGACGATGGCGTATTCCGCTTCTACGCCCCCAACGGCACTGTCCTCCACGCCATCCCTTTCTCCAACGCTCAGATCCGCTCCCTGCTCGAAATCCGCCCTCCAGTCTGGGAACCCTACCGCAACGAGCTAGAGCGTATATTCGAGAACATTGATGGCAACACCGTGGACGCTACTGAGCACGACGTCCTCCTTAACCCACCCGTCAACCTCAAGCCAGCAGTCTTCGGCGGCCCAGATCACGCAATGCCAGAGCTCGACGCCAAGCTTGAGGATCTGATCAAGACCAAGAAGATCGACGCTACCTCTGTCGAGCAGAAGCACTTCGCTTTCGCTAAGTCCATCAACATCGGCGAAGA from the Cercospora beticola chromosome 9, complete sequence genome contains:
- a CDS encoding uncharacterized protein (antiSMASH:Cluster_2), with amino-acid sequence MLLTQPPASGVEYGWKFQVPKQGCVRTDDDHYVESSPLMKYGVVENKAGVTMGELLDRIQVLEEETQGRFEYSLDSKTVVVGVIDLTANEKLGLRSSTGKNGHIPADELDIDSL
- a CDS encoding uncharacterized protein (antiSMASH:Cluster_2), whose amino-acid sequence is MFLSRLGLLAAMLTAHASTVSAASSTSTSSGAPTSPTGPLHRIDEIFDIAHSSHLVYRENVCDRWFTPRPGNRAEGELVTQWGRIWLMNEEAIDRLEQAETAVSLMRAFLGNDIRETNNKAVDEAIEEVLHQSYGTYINVQRKMSKPENIKPAIVCGAPEWLWYVDLDDIAIDENGVLRRGSDGRYITLRQYERSRGNSGMGDYWWFWAGWTRIGYNSGYVRIPKHQFLPKPDGSAPFPTFRTSNSPIMKRSGSGVTRVTESEDLCGGKTGQRSYTVGAQQIPGRPEWNRQVAITILCPSSFTQFPTDLREGPFPPRLPEGAHLSQYGINALSLYRKIVRGLYPTWTLRLVRRAARNRPLRNPNFPARRSAWETSPRHLVNDCLSAMYLSLYDVAAPALEKAEHHLAFLSPENYMWFALAAYYEAELRCDFSNGVKRPKGSPMQDVDLRNDIVP
- a CDS encoding uncharacterized protein (antiSMASH:Cluster_2); protein product: MTVRLSIQLVLAQAVKGGRCSEDARGHVHRLLKEAAIVRCKCCPLGAVTYQVPINDLRSHDYDEIESDKWTVYYDHNATPTAEEADSLDVNEAHVSLRGVKLVSPLFDLSAENSSEILPNRAHDIDMNTEIGAVLQLLQDSQKTISDGSDGKAPSSFLYASPNCRMTVSIDSTDSFAAHTYDRVELFMNCCERQYDVLTACPSLTNVMDIFSVEALSSDGEESVEDGDDTEEEFGRHPFDSAIDFAQLPSTLDSAQVTAWIDVVVNTVGRCEEAVASYFDWQLSPDGDFSAPEFSSMLMLRHLGCKETTVDHFQSRLAARPIELDEAVASAMNAIFNDNPLGTLALHVVKTTAADTDPDTVRYRIKMKLLSGGYGMHPREYTRKALVAVGAEGVQDHEEFA
- a CDS encoding uncharacterized protein (antiSMASH:Cluster_2), which produces MQFSALIVGAFAFSAFAAPQSTSTSPSTELAVAVSSLSSIGKPQVTPSAVDISDPYPDFTALIRNVQVPGDGFAHLADDGVFRFYAPNGTVLHAIPFSNAQIRSLLEIRPPVWEPYRNELERIFENIDGNTVDATEHDVLLNPPVNLKPAVFGGPDHAMPELDAKLEDLIKTKKIDATSVEQKHFAFAKSINIGEDQTVDPRFQTKVDLNMKPGLWCLGQLCSSHEGCRIMGCQACSYVDAVLSKIKVCF